Proteins found in one Streptomyces sp. NBC_00461 genomic segment:
- a CDS encoding MbtH family protein — MTTNPFDDDSIEHLVLVNDEGQHSLWPAFAEVPAGWTVVHGSASRQSCVDYVDEHWTDMRPKSLIKAMGE, encoded by the coding sequence ATGACCACCAACCCTTTCGACGACGACAGCATCGAGCACCTGGTCCTGGTGAACGACGAGGGCCAGCACTCCCTGTGGCCCGCCTTCGCCGAGGTCCCGGCGGGCTGGACCGTCGTCCACGGCAGTGCGAGCCGCCAGTCCTGCGTGGACTACGTCGACGAGCACTGGACCGACATGCGCCCCAAGAGCCTGATCAAGGCCATGGGCGAATAG
- a CDS encoding thioesterase II family protein yields the protein MPTDNPTATTATTKLVCLPYAGAGASFYRPWTALAGDALEIVPLQLPGRERLIDEEPYRDVHKAVDGLLPQLREKLGDGDHRVALFGHSLGAVLAYELAHRLVAEPAVELVHLFVSGSPHPGQGRERRATGLSDDDFLARVGEFAGYSHPALDDPEMREMLLPTLRADVEMHEAYVPSTHLPLDAPVTVIRGEDDALVGRDDAASWNKASGSDFEHVEIPGGHMYLTESAPALVRVIVSKAL from the coding sequence ATGCCCACGGACAACCCGACCGCCACGACCGCCACGACCAAGCTGGTGTGCCTCCCGTACGCCGGGGCGGGCGCCTCGTTCTACCGCCCCTGGACCGCCCTGGCCGGGGACGCGCTGGAGATCGTGCCGCTCCAACTGCCCGGCCGGGAAAGGCTGATCGACGAGGAGCCCTACCGGGACGTGCACAAGGCCGTCGACGGACTCCTGCCCCAGCTGCGGGAAAAGCTCGGCGACGGCGACCACAGGGTGGCTCTCTTCGGGCACAGCCTCGGTGCCGTGCTCGCCTACGAACTCGCCCACCGCCTGGTCGCCGAGCCAGCCGTCGAGCTCGTCCACCTGTTCGTCAGCGGGTCGCCGCACCCCGGCCAGGGCCGTGAACGGCGGGCCACCGGCCTGTCCGACGACGACTTCCTCGCCCGCGTCGGCGAGTTCGCGGGCTACAGCCATCCCGCGCTCGACGACCCGGAGATGCGCGAGATGCTCCTGCCCACCCTGCGCGCGGACGTCGAGATGCACGAGGCGTACGTACCGAGCACCCACCTTCCGCTGGACGCGCCCGTCACGGTCATTCGGGGCGAGGACGACGCACTGGTCGGTCGCGACGACGCCGCGTCCTGGAACAAGGCGTCCGGCAGCGACTTCGAGCACGTCGAGATCCCCGGAGGCCACATGTATCTGACCGAGTCCGCCCCCGCCCTCGTCCGCGTGATCGTCTCGAAGGCGCTCTAG
- a CDS encoding SDR family oxidoreductase, giving the protein MRLQGKSVLITGAARGLGRAAAVACAAEGADLTLLDICADLPGVPYPLGTVGQLEHTAALCRDTGAAVLTTVADIRDSRGIREAVTRAEERFGRIDVAVNNAGIAAPSGRPVHEIGEDEWSLMIDVDLSGAWRVIREVGGAMSARRAGSIVNVASTAGLVGYRHFAGYVAAKHAVIGLTKAAALDFAPTKVRVNAVCPGSVRDDAWAEGRMLAEIARALEVPVHEHEKTFVEAQPMNALIEPEDVAAAIVFLASDESRQITGSVLTVDGGFSAR; this is encoded by the coding sequence ATGCGGCTGCAAGGCAAGTCGGTCCTCATTACCGGCGCCGCCCGCGGACTCGGCAGAGCAGCTGCGGTCGCCTGTGCGGCCGAGGGCGCGGACCTCACCCTGCTGGACATCTGTGCCGACCTGCCGGGAGTGCCCTACCCGCTGGGCACTGTGGGGCAGTTGGAGCACACCGCCGCTCTGTGCCGGGACACCGGCGCGGCCGTCCTCACCACGGTGGCCGACATCCGCGACAGCCGTGGCATACGGGAGGCGGTCACCCGCGCCGAGGAGCGGTTCGGCCGGATCGACGTCGCCGTCAACAACGCGGGCATCGCCGCGCCCTCGGGCAGACCGGTGCACGAGATCGGAGAGGACGAGTGGTCCCTGATGATCGACGTGGACCTCTCCGGGGCCTGGCGGGTGATCCGTGAGGTCGGTGGGGCGATGAGCGCCCGGCGCGCCGGCAGCATCGTCAACGTCGCCTCCACCGCCGGGCTCGTCGGCTACCGGCACTTCGCCGGTTACGTCGCCGCCAAGCACGCCGTCATCGGTCTCACCAAAGCCGCCGCGCTCGACTTCGCGCCGACGAAGGTGCGTGTGAACGCGGTCTGCCCGGGTTCCGTGCGCGACGACGCGTGGGCCGAGGGCAGGATGCTCGCCGAGATCGCGAGGGCGCTGGAGGTGCCCGTCCACGAGCACGAGAAGACCTTCGTCGAGGCGCAGCCCATGAACGCGCTGATCGAACCCGAGGACGTCGCCGCCGCGATCGTATTCCTCGCCTCGGACGAGTCCCGGCAGATCACCGGGTCGGTCCTGACCGTGGACGGCGGGTTCAGCGCCCGCTGA
- a CDS encoding non-ribosomal peptide synthetase, whose amino-acid sequence MSALLSDPVIHASHCHALRVRSGHSPDPASRAGLWIEDVTVPAADPLAERRRATELARPSHRPRSLLLRYADGLSDLIVVAPRGRWDRTALDRLAAGESVAPNDAPSAPEASSAAPAPAWGLGGDGPSAPHVVALEDGGDEASWLTALAVTLRRYDPDTPPVIGTGHGSFTVEPAATLGESKPSTATGSALLTGLLFDDEAAGFADSDGWDHSYGSDGTSPAWEGETEYVPCLAPPFPLTVSVLRDSGGLRLRCDHLSSHFSAEIAAQFVRHLAHVHQQVLHRPQTPPDDVELLDEAERVRTAALGRPPRDLTTSPVSVPGAFARIVAATPDRIAVTDGDAGLTYRELDERAARLAHGLRARGVGAGDRVGVCLERSAELVVTLLAVLKAGATYVPVDPAYPADRLVHTAQDAGLGVVVTRLQEFPVGADCVQVTPGELIDEPRDAGPAPEENSRTRPSSPDDAAYVIYTSGSTGRPKGVVVPHRNVIALIDATRDEYALGEADVWTWFHSSAFDFSVWEIWGCLLTGGRLVVVPYFVSREPDHFRDLLVAEKVTVLSQTPSAFAQLLDVDHADVSVRLVVFGGEPLDTRMLLPWFDRHPERACRVVNMFGITETTVHVTEQTLTRKLALAATRSVGRALPGWHLYVVDPAGRLLPPGVAGEICVGGAGVALGYLGQEELTGRRFVPDPFTGGTMYRSGDLGRLRPDGRLEHLGRIDSQVKIRGFRIELDEIRSVLLEDPDVRTAAVLVRRDDPALAATARIDAYVTLSSGGHPARVRERAAGILPEYMLPATVTALDTLPLTANGKLDAAKLPAPAVPRPSGRDTAPAPAGADDDDLTASLTEIWSDVLGVPVAPDDDFFELGGNSLSAVRIGAALRARGLPSLRLRELYRHPTVRGTVASLRAMDEGHAPLK is encoded by the coding sequence GTGTCCGCGTTGCTGTCCGATCCCGTCATCCACGCGTCCCACTGCCACGCGCTGCGCGTCAGGTCGGGCCACTCCCCGGACCCCGCGAGCCGAGCGGGGCTGTGGATCGAGGACGTCACCGTGCCGGCGGCGGACCCGCTCGCGGAGCGCCGACGCGCCACCGAACTCGCCCGCCCGAGCCACCGCCCGCGCAGCCTCCTCCTGCGCTACGCCGACGGCCTGTCCGACCTGATCGTCGTCGCACCGCGCGGACGCTGGGACCGTACGGCCCTCGACCGGCTGGCAGCCGGGGAGTCCGTGGCACCGAACGACGCCCCGTCGGCTCCCGAGGCGTCTTCGGCCGCGCCCGCTCCAGCCTGGGGGCTGGGCGGCGACGGCCCCAGCGCCCCTCATGTCGTCGCCCTGGAGGACGGAGGCGACGAGGCGAGCTGGCTCACGGCACTCGCCGTCACCCTGCGCCGCTACGACCCCGACACCCCACCGGTCATCGGCACCGGCCACGGCAGCTTCACCGTCGAACCGGCCGCCACGCTCGGCGAGTCGAAGCCCTCCACCGCGACGGGCTCCGCTCTGCTCACGGGTCTGCTCTTCGACGACGAGGCCGCCGGCTTCGCCGACTCCGACGGATGGGACCACTCGTACGGATCGGACGGTACGTCCCCTGCCTGGGAGGGCGAGACGGAGTACGTGCCCTGCCTCGCGCCGCCGTTCCCGCTCACCGTGTCCGTCCTGAGGGACTCGGGCGGTCTGCGGCTGCGCTGCGACCACCTGAGCAGTCACTTCTCCGCGGAGATCGCGGCCCAGTTCGTACGGCACCTCGCGCATGTACACCAGCAGGTGCTGCACCGTCCGCAGACTCCGCCGGACGACGTCGAGCTGCTCGACGAGGCGGAGCGCGTTCGCACAGCGGCGCTCGGCCGCCCGCCCCGCGACCTCACCACGAGTCCGGTGAGCGTGCCCGGGGCGTTCGCCCGGATCGTGGCGGCGACGCCGGACCGTATCGCCGTGACCGACGGAGACGCCGGCCTGACCTACCGCGAACTCGACGAGCGGGCCGCCCGATTGGCACACGGCCTGCGCGCACGTGGAGTGGGCGCCGGCGATCGGGTGGGCGTGTGTCTGGAACGCTCCGCCGAACTCGTCGTCACCCTGCTCGCCGTGTTGAAGGCCGGCGCGACCTACGTGCCCGTCGACCCCGCCTACCCGGCGGACCGGCTCGTCCACACGGCACAGGACGCGGGTCTGGGCGTGGTGGTCACCCGGCTCCAGGAGTTCCCGGTCGGGGCGGACTGCGTGCAGGTGACCCCAGGCGAACTGATCGACGAGCCGCGTGACGCAGGCCCGGCGCCGGAGGAGAACTCGCGCACTCGGCCCTCCTCACCCGATGACGCCGCCTACGTCATCTACACCTCCGGCTCCACCGGCCGGCCCAAGGGGGTCGTCGTACCGCACCGCAACGTGATCGCCCTGATCGACGCCACGCGCGACGAGTACGCGCTCGGAGAGGCGGACGTGTGGACCTGGTTCCACTCCAGTGCCTTCGACTTCTCGGTGTGGGAGATCTGGGGCTGCCTGCTGACCGGCGGGCGGCTGGTCGTGGTGCCGTACTTCGTGTCGCGTGAACCGGACCACTTCCGTGACCTGCTCGTCGCCGAGAAGGTCACCGTGCTCAGCCAGACCCCGTCGGCCTTCGCCCAGCTCCTGGACGTCGACCACGCCGACGTGTCCGTCCGGCTCGTCGTCTTCGGCGGTGAGCCGCTGGACACGCGGATGCTGCTGCCCTGGTTCGACCGGCATCCCGAGCGGGCCTGCCGGGTGGTGAACATGTTCGGCATCACGGAGACCACCGTCCATGTCACCGAGCAGACCCTCACCCGGAAACTGGCGCTCGCCGCCACCCGCTCCGTCGGGCGCGCGCTGCCCGGCTGGCACCTGTACGTGGTGGACCCGGCCGGCCGGCTGCTGCCGCCCGGGGTGGCGGGCGAGATCTGCGTCGGTGGTGCCGGCGTGGCGCTCGGCTACCTGGGCCAGGAGGAGCTGACCGGCAGGCGGTTCGTACCGGACCCGTTCACCGGCGGCACGATGTACCGCAGCGGCGACCTCGGACGCCTGCGCCCCGACGGGCGGCTCGAACACCTCGGGCGGATCGACAGCCAGGTGAAGATCCGCGGCTTCCGGATCGAGCTCGACGAGATCCGCTCCGTTCTGCTGGAGGACCCCGACGTGCGCACCGCGGCCGTACTGGTGCGCCGCGACGACCCGGCACTCGCCGCCACGGCCAGGATCGACGCCTACGTGACCCTGTCGTCCGGGGGCCACCCCGCCAGGGTCCGCGAGCGGGCCGCCGGCATCCTGCCCGAGTACATGCTCCCTGCCACCGTCACCGCCCTCGACACGCTCCCGCTGACGGCCAACGGCAAACTCGACGCGGCGAAGCTGCCCGCGCCCGCCGTCCCGCGCCCCTCGGGCCGGGACACGGCCCCGGCACCTGCAGGGGCCGACGACGACGACCTCACCGCAAGCCTGACGGAGATCTGGAGCGACGTGCTGGGCGTACCCGTGGCCCCGGACGACGACTTCTTCGAGCTCGGCGGCAACTCCCTGTCCGCCGTCCGGATCGGTGCCGCACTGCGCGCCCGCGGTCTGCCGTCCCTGCGACTGCGGGAGTTGTACCGGCACCCGACCGTCCGGGGAACGGTGGCGAGTCTCAGGGCGATGGACGAGGGGCACGCTCCCCTCAAGTGA